One window of Methanorbis furvi genomic DNA carries:
- a CDS encoding MTAP family purine nucleoside phosphorylase yields MLGIIGGTALLAAKLPPLEKKTVATPFGKTEVLAGSFVFVPRHQNTTPPHNLNHKAHLAACKILGVDRLILIGSTGSMKETIRPGSIVIPDDYFCPWDIPTMHDNSIHHVPPSVDDTLRQALDKIVPDAVSGTYFQAHGPRFETRAEIACYASHTDIVGMTLASELTLANELGIPVAALCTVDNYANGIGGADAPDYDEIVAVAKQNGDRISKIITSIVEKLS; encoded by the coding sequence ATGTTAGGAATCATCGGAGGAACCGCACTCCTTGCAGCAAAACTCCCGCCTCTCGAAAAGAAAACAGTCGCAACACCGTTTGGAAAAACCGAAGTACTCGCAGGCTCCTTCGTCTTCGTTCCAAGGCATCAGAACACCACCCCGCCGCACAACCTCAACCACAAAGCGCATCTTGCAGCCTGCAAAATACTCGGTGTTGACCGGCTTATCCTGATCGGTTCCACCGGCAGCATGAAAGAAACCATTCGCCCGGGATCAATCGTCATCCCGGACGACTACTTCTGCCCCTGGGACATTCCCACCATGCATGACAACAGCATTCATCACGTCCCCCCGTCCGTGGACGACACGCTCCGGCAGGCGCTCGACAAAATCGTTCCGGACGCAGTCTCTGGAACCTACTTCCAGGCGCACGGCCCAAGATTTGAAACCCGGGCAGAAATTGCCTGTTATGCCTCGCACACCGACATCGTCGGCATGACGCTTGCCAGCGAACTCACGCTTGCCAACGAACTCGGCATTCCGGTAGCTGCCCTCTGCACAGTTGACAACTACGCAAACGGCATTGGCGGCGCTGATGCCCCTGACTATGACGAAATCGTCGCCGTCGCAAAACAGAACGGCGATCGGATCAGCAAAATCATCACCAGCATTGTGGAGAAACTCTCATGA
- a CDS encoding ATP-binding protein translates to MTPKYIPRIADATLKEALSTSGAVLIEGPKWCGKTWTANHAAASVLYLQDPDKTSSYLQIADTKPSLLLAGETPRLIDEWQMAPVLWDAVRFSVDQRQKTGQFILTGSASPQDNLVQHTGTGRISRIFMRPMSLFESGESDGSVSLSSLFAGNTNISGISSLDIRQLAFAIARGGWPASVTGSEKTALKRAVDYTEAVINYDISKVDGVEKNPMRVRALLRSLARNAGTMATIATIKSDMATDEESISEKTISGYINALKRIFVIEEQPAWSPALRSRTAIRTSSKRHFVDPSIAAAVLRATPKRLLEDFNTFGILFESLCIRDLRIYASAIDGEVFHYHDRNDLEADAIIQLRDGRWGAVEVKLGSRSIDEAAKNLQKLQSKINAEKMYEPSFLLVLTGGEFAYRRDDGVYVVPIGCLKD, encoded by the coding sequence TATTCCTCGAATCGCTGATGCCACTCTTAAAGAGGCTCTATCCACCTCTGGAGCCGTGCTTATCGAAGGGCCGAAATGGTGCGGAAAAACATGGACCGCAAACCATGCAGCAGCAAGCGTACTCTACCTGCAGGACCCTGACAAAACATCCTCATATCTTCAGATAGCTGACACCAAACCATCACTCCTTCTTGCGGGCGAAACCCCGCGTCTCATTGATGAATGGCAGATGGCACCGGTTCTCTGGGATGCAGTTCGTTTTTCAGTTGATCAACGGCAAAAAACAGGCCAGTTTATTTTGACAGGCTCTGCATCCCCACAGGACAATCTGGTTCAGCACACCGGAACTGGCAGAATATCTCGGATCTTCATGCGTCCGATGAGCCTGTTTGAATCTGGTGAATCAGATGGATCTGTCTCCCTCTCCTCCCTCTTTGCTGGAAATACAAACATTTCCGGCATCTCCTCCCTTGATATCAGACAACTTGCCTTCGCCATTGCCCGCGGAGGTTGGCCTGCCTCGGTAACAGGTTCGGAAAAAACCGCATTGAAACGAGCTGTTGATTACACGGAAGCAGTAATCAACTATGACATTTCAAAGGTTGACGGTGTGGAAAAAAATCCGATGCGTGTACGTGCATTGCTGCGTTCACTCGCCCGAAATGCAGGAACAATGGCGACAATAGCAACCATAAAAAGTGATATGGCCACAGATGAAGAAAGCATCTCCGAAAAAACCATATCAGGATATATCAATGCTCTCAAACGTATTTTTGTGATTGAAGAACAACCTGCGTGGAGTCCTGCACTTCGATCGAGAACAGCCATCCGTACATCGTCGAAACGGCATTTTGTGGATCCTTCCATTGCAGCAGCGGTTCTGCGTGCAACCCCAAAACGGCTTCTGGAAGATTTCAATACCTTTGGAATTTTGTTTGAATCATTGTGCATACGGGATCTCCGCATTTATGCATCAGCAATTGATGGAGAAGTGTTTCATTATCATGACAGAAATGATCTGGAAGCGGATGCCATCATCCAGCTGCGGGATGGTAGATGGGGTGCGGTCGAGGTAAAACTCGGATCACGTTCGATCGATGAAGCTGCAAAAAATCTCCAAAAGCTGCAAAGTAAAATCAATGCAGAGAAAATGTATGAGCCATCATTTTTGCTTGTACTTACAGGTGGCGAGTTCGCCTACCGTCGTGATGATGGTGTATATGTAGTTCCGATTGGATGTCTGAAAGATTGA